AGGGTTCTTAACCTCCGGAACCTTACGAATCGATCGTCGTTCGAATCCGCTTTTTCATCTAGACAAGCACGAAACCGGAAGCGGAGTGCGCCTTCCAGAACCTTGGCCACCGAAAGCGGCCGGCCGTGCCAACTCCGCAAAAAGAAAGCCATAAAAATGTCTGCTCTTGGACACATAGCGACCATGCCCAAAATACCCGGCTCGGCAGCCCGGAGCGAAGCGCCCGTCCGTGGCGCCGCCGAGCAGCTTACCGCCGACGGTGCGCGCTGGCGCAGCCTGGTGTCGAGGATCCGATCCGGAGACGACTCCGGCATGCGTGAGCTTTACGAGATCTTCCACAAGGGCGTACGGTTCTACCTGTGCCGTCAACTGGGTGTGCAGGAATTGGAAGACAAGGTCCACGACACGTTTCTCATTGTCGTGGAGGCGATTCGGGCAGGCGAGTTGCGGGAACCGGAACGCCTGATGGGTTTCGTTCGCACGGTAGTGCGGCGGCAAGTGGCGGCGCACATCGACCAGGCGGTCCAGGACCGTAAGGAGAGAGCCGATCTCGACGTCGGTATCCGCGTGCCTGACCTTCGGCAGAGCCCCGAAGAAAAGTGCGAGTCTTCCGAACGGGCGGAACTGATGGAAGAAGTGCTCGCCGACCTGTCCGGCCGCGATCGCGAAATCCTGATCCGCTTCTACCTGCGCGAGCAGGCACAGGAGCAGATCTGTTCCGAGATGGAACTGACCACCACGCAGTTCCGCTTGCTGAAGTCCCGCGCCAAAGCGCGTTTTGGCGAGTTGGGAAGAAAAAAGCTCGTCCAACGTTCCCTCCGCAGATTTTCAGTGAGAGGAAATCAAGCCTAAAACTACTATCAGGTCATGACGGCGCATCGAGGACTAGGCGCCGCCGCCTGACGAGATAGTAGCAGCACGCCTGTGTGTCGAGGTCCGCCTCGGGGCGCAGAGCGCAAATCACAAGGGCTTGGTATCGCTAACTGCGTGGAGGAAACGTTTATGGACTGGTCTCATGGACACCCCGACGAGGAGGCGCTGGAGAGCTATTCCCTCGGGACGATGCCTGACGACGAAGAGACGGCGTTCGAAGAGCACCTTCTTCTTTGTGAACCCTGTCAGAAACGGGTGGAAGAGACGGACGACTACGTGCGAGCGGTGCGCACGGCGGCAGCCCGGCTCGAACAGCGGCGCACGGTGGAAAAGCCATCGGTGACGCCGATTCGCCTGGTTCCAAAACTCCGATCGTTCTTTCCTGTTCCGCTGGCGGGAGCGCTGGCCGCGGGCGTGTTGGCGGTGGTGTTTATGACGCCCGAGTCCCCGCGAGTGCTGGGCACCGCCGACGTCCGGTTGACGGCTTCGCGCGGCGCCTCGACCACCTTGGCCGTCACGGCGCCGGCGCATCATGAAATCCGGATGGATCTCGACGC
This DNA window, taken from Bryobacteraceae bacterium, encodes the following:
- a CDS encoding sigma-70 family RNA polymerase sigma factor, with translation MATESGRPCQLRKKKAIKMSALGHIATMPKIPGSAARSEAPVRGAAEQLTADGARWRSLVSRIRSGDDSGMRELYEIFHKGVRFYLCRQLGVQELEDKVHDTFLIVVEAIRAGELREPERLMGFVRTVVRRQVAAHIDQAVQDRKERADLDVGIRVPDLRQSPEEKCESSERAELMEEVLADLSGRDREILIRFYLREQAQEQICSEMELTTTQFRLLKSRAKARFGELGRKKLVQRSLRRFSVRGNQA